One part of the Nocardia higoensis genome encodes these proteins:
- the cas5e gene encoding type I-E CRISPR-associated protein Cas5/CasD: MTTDRMTSVLLLRLAGPLQSWGSRSRFAHRDTDLRPTKSGVIGLCAAAMGLDRADPLGPLAELRFGVRADRPGTVIRDYQTVGGGTYPLRPRDLILDHRRASRAQPSRPLADDGTFGDYVLEDWYGIPKYVIRDPDSGGLITETKAVTRSPMITEHWYLADAAFVVALEYSDHDFLEQIGHAVEHPQQLLWLGRKSCPPTGELANGVHSGTAESVLARTALLENATDTRPRVWLETHPGVGATPAHDQPVTFDSDNRCHTLRWEKRTRITPTSEIEWNLIQ; this comes from the coding sequence ATGACTACCGATCGCATGACGTCGGTACTGCTGTTGCGTCTGGCGGGCCCACTGCAGTCCTGGGGCAGCCGATCCCGCTTCGCCCACCGCGACACCGACCTGCGTCCCACCAAAAGCGGAGTCATCGGTCTATGCGCGGCCGCCATGGGGCTGGACCGTGCCGATCCGTTGGGCCCCCTCGCGGAACTCCGTTTCGGTGTTCGCGCAGACCGGCCCGGCACTGTCATCCGCGACTACCAGACCGTCGGTGGTGGCACCTACCCGTTGCGGCCCCGGGACCTGATCCTCGACCACCGCCGCGCTTCGCGCGCACAACCCAGCAGACCACTGGCTGATGACGGCACCTTCGGCGACTACGTCCTCGAAGACTGGTACGGCATACCGAAATACGTTATCCGCGATCCGGACAGCGGGGGTTTGATCACGGAGACGAAGGCAGTCACCCGCAGCCCCATGATCACCGAGCACTGGTACCTCGCTGATGCCGCGTTCGTCGTCGCGCTGGAATACAGCGACCATGATTTCCTAGAACAGATCGGCCATGCCGTCGAGCACCCCCAGCAGCTACTGTGGCTCGGCCGGAAATCCTGTCCCCCTACCGGTGAACTCGCAAATGGAGTCCACTCGGGCACAGCGGAATCCGTTCTGGCTCGCACTGCACTGCTCGAGAATGCCACCGATACGCGACCGCGAGTCTGGCTGGAAACCCATCCCGGAGTCGGTGCCACTCCAGCCCACGACCAGCCCGTCACCTTCGACTCCGACAACCGATGCCACACTCTCCGCTGGGAGAAACGAACCCGCATCACCCCCACCTCCGAGATCGAATGGAACCTGATCCAGTGA
- the casB gene encoding type I-E CRISPR-associated protein Cse2/CasB, producing the protein MTDSLPADAQEIDSPAKPSAVRLTAHLCGLVRNHDLGALADLRRIHAISQARLLVASYAPTEADREVYERVAFLFARYHAGKTRPSTGWGSIGNALGLIGAPGHRGPKNPGTTRLLDRITTSRDIPWRHLQHAVERARAADTPPPEWVRLTDNLTAWHKSKREVAYRWARDFYTPAPHTANGATR; encoded by the coding sequence GTGACCGATTCTCTTCCTGCCGACGCACAGGAGATCGACTCCCCCGCAAAGCCTTCCGCAGTCCGACTCACCGCGCACCTGTGCGGGCTCGTCCGCAACCACGATCTCGGCGCACTGGCCGATCTACGCCGGATCCACGCCATCAGTCAGGCTCGCCTACTCGTCGCGTCATACGCACCGACCGAAGCAGATCGGGAAGTCTACGAACGAGTCGCATTCCTGTTCGCTCGGTACCACGCAGGAAAGACCAGGCCCTCCACCGGTTGGGGCAGTATCGGCAATGCGCTCGGGTTGATCGGCGCTCCGGGTCATCGCGGCCCGAAGAATCCGGGCACCACTCGGCTACTCGACCGGATCACCACATCACGCGATATCCCGTGGCGCCACCTCCAGCACGCTGTCGAGCGCGCCCGCGCAGCCGATACACCCCCGCCGGAGTGGGTCCGGCTCACCGACAATCTCACCGCATGGCATAAATCCAAGCGAGAAGTCGCCTACCGATGGGCCCGCGACTTCTACACTCCCGCACCACACACCGCGAATGGAGCCACCCGATGA
- a CDS encoding type I-E CRISPR-associated protein Cas7/Cse4/CasC — MTDLGQPQFLSLQALETAAAALPVRDENGMPKTIVFGGQERTLITSQARRRAERMHSRRRANDGEGPLAGKSTGLRTREWALLASRALATEHGWDRDKALDTTRACLEAVGLKFGDKPTTAALTKVLIFAPGDAGSEIACYIATHHEIVTAWVDEYLDAKAKLAAQKKTRGRKADTSDDTTEAGPAAKTPLPAAPKELRSAVLTALAPRDAIDIALYGRFLAEIPDAANVDGAIQTAHAFTVHPAEHIDDFYAAADDAKLERKRNALDFLEAGDDAGAGMTGYQSLISGTFYRHAALDRRRLRTNLRAAGMAEADVESAAQAAEAEFIEAFVNAYPEAKRNSTASTGSLPNFVLSFEGSRPFNYAATFERPIIPTGTSSTAAAATERLLDHHAFVVGKRPDITAGKMLTYDLDIEELLAKRASTNTLVGIEVATLDELIGG, encoded by the coding sequence ATGACCGACCTCGGCCAACCACAGTTCCTCTCTTTGCAGGCACTCGAAACTGCGGCTGCCGCACTGCCGGTGCGTGACGAGAACGGGATGCCCAAAACCATTGTCTTCGGCGGTCAGGAACGCACCCTCATCACCAGTCAGGCAAGGCGCCGAGCAGAGCGAATGCATTCGCGACGACGCGCCAACGACGGCGAGGGCCCGCTGGCCGGCAAATCCACCGGACTCCGCACGCGCGAATGGGCATTGCTGGCCTCCCGCGCACTGGCTACCGAACACGGTTGGGATCGCGACAAAGCCCTCGACACCACCCGGGCCTGCCTCGAAGCCGTGGGCCTGAAATTCGGCGACAAACCCACCACCGCTGCACTCACCAAAGTGCTGATCTTCGCCCCCGGCGATGCCGGTAGCGAGATCGCATGCTACATAGCTACACACCACGAGATCGTCACCGCTTGGGTCGACGAATACCTGGACGCGAAGGCAAAACTGGCTGCACAGAAGAAGACGAGAGGTAGGAAGGCAGATACATCCGACGACACCACCGAGGCAGGACCCGCAGCAAAGACTCCCCTGCCTGCCGCGCCGAAAGAGCTTCGTTCCGCAGTCCTGACCGCACTTGCTCCACGGGATGCCATCGATATCGCCCTCTACGGTCGGTTCCTTGCTGAAATCCCGGACGCGGCCAACGTCGATGGAGCAATCCAGACCGCGCATGCGTTCACGGTGCACCCCGCGGAACACATCGACGACTTCTACGCCGCCGCCGACGACGCCAAACTCGAACGCAAGCGCAATGCGCTCGACTTCCTCGAAGCCGGCGACGATGCGGGCGCAGGCATGACCGGATACCAATCGCTGATATCAGGCACCTTCTACCGACACGCGGCCCTCGATCGCCGCCGCCTCCGCACCAACCTCCGAGCGGCTGGGATGGCCGAGGCGGACGTGGAGTCCGCCGCCCAGGCGGCTGAAGCGGAGTTCATCGAGGCATTCGTCAACGCATACCCGGAAGCCAAGCGGAACAGCACCGCATCCACCGGCAGCCTTCCCAACTTCGTTCTCTCGTTCGAGGGATCACGCCCGTTCAACTACGCAGCCACCTTCGAACGTCCCATCATCCCGACAGGCACCAGCAGCACCGCCGCTGCGGCCACCGAGCGATTGCTCGACCATCACGCGTTCGTCGTCGGCAAACGCCCTGACATCACCGCGGGCAAGATGCTCACCTACGACCTCGATATCGAGGAGTTGCTCGCCAAACGCGCCAGCACGAACACCTTGGTCGGCATCGAAGTCGCCACTCTCGACGAACTCATCGGCGGATGA
- a CDS encoding type I-E CRISPR-associated protein Cas6/Cse3/CasE has protein sequence MTEPAAPAPASARFVTTHHVLALDARHPFTTKALLDAQAMHRTVMSGFHGWVEQGEPNARQLMGILSTWNLDLQTATLVLVVQAAVPADWSRIPSAAMKFAPKSLPVDAVIRKGATYGFRTVVNPTRDRAAPKPAGGSAKQRGRRSPHSSPKWVESWFTERLQPEGEPNISPNGVRRIGAHATSEQFAVRMLPMVSSNGPHAGLRITRAEIKGTLTATDPATFVNALTTGIGHGRAYSTGLILIRA, from the coding sequence GTGACCGAACCAGCCGCTCCCGCTCCAGCATCGGCCCGTTTCGTCACCACTCACCACGTTCTTGCCCTCGATGCACGACATCCCTTCACTACCAAGGCCCTGCTCGACGCCCAAGCCATGCACCGAACCGTCATGAGCGGCTTCCACGGCTGGGTAGAGCAGGGAGAGCCCAATGCACGTCAGCTCATGGGAATCCTTTCGACCTGGAACCTCGACCTGCAAACCGCGACTCTCGTCCTTGTCGTCCAGGCCGCTGTCCCCGCGGATTGGTCCCGAATTCCCTCGGCGGCAATGAAATTCGCACCGAAATCCCTTCCCGTGGACGCCGTGATCCGAAAGGGAGCGACCTACGGTTTCCGCACGGTTGTCAACCCGACCCGCGATCGGGCAGCCCCTAAACCGGCCGGCGGCAGTGCGAAACAGCGCGGCAGACGCTCTCCCCATTCGAGCCCGAAGTGGGTGGAATCCTGGTTCACAGAACGTCTTCAGCCGGAAGGAGAGCCAAACATCTCGCCGAACGGCGTTCGCAGAATCGGCGCCCATGCCACCAGTGAACAATTCGCTGTTCGTATGCTGCCGATGGTCTCTTCCAATGGACCGCATGCCGGCCTTCGGATCACCCGAGCGGAGATCAAAGGCACTCTCACAGCAACCGACCCAGCCACCTTCGTCAACGCGCTCACCACCGGCATCGGGCACGGGCGGGCGTACTCGACTGGGCTGATCCTCATTCGCGCGTGA